The Acidobacteriota bacterium genome contains a region encoding:
- a CDS encoding zinc-ribbon domain-containing protein: MMFIFIVGTKYIFRDKGKTEDLKTCPNCGSTAKFNVKSGRNFLTLFFILPVFPIGGTQTLLECPFCQMRFSVPTD; this comes from the coding sequence ATGATGTTTATTTTTATCGTCGGAACCAAATATATTTTTCGGGATAAAGGCAAAACCGAGGATTTAAAGACCTGTCCCAATTGCGGCAGCACAGCGAAATTCAACGTCAAATCGGGGAGAAATTTTCTCACCCTGTTTTTCATCCTGCCGGTTTTTCCGATTGGCGGTACACAAACCCTTCTTGAATGCCCGTTTTGTCAAATGCGTTTCAGCGTACCAACCGATTGA
- a CDS encoding peroxiredoxin: MSSAATNVGTEVGKLAPDFELPDANGKTWRLSNRRGKVVALVFYPKDETPVCTKQMCSMRDNWDAYEATGAEVVAISVGTVEQHKKFAEHYNLPQTLLADENGEVTKLLKVQSLFGGSQRAVMVIDKQGVIAYRKSVLPVFRPTDDDVLNAIRNAQN, translated from the coding sequence ATGAGCAGCGCAGCAACCAATGTAGGTACGGAAGTCGGCAAACTGGCACCGGATTTTGAATTGCCGGATGCAAATGGAAAAACCTGGCGGTTATCGAATAGGCGCGGCAAAGTGGTCGCGCTGGTCTTTTATCCGAAAGACGAAACGCCGGTCTGCACCAAACAGATGTGCAGTATGCGCGATAACTGGGATGCCTATGAAGCGACCGGCGCAGAGGTCGTGGCGATTTCCGTGGGAACCGTCGAACAGCACAAAAAATTCGCCGAGCATTACAATCTGCCGCAAACTTTGCTCGCGGATGAAAATGGCGAAGTGACGAAACTCCTGAAGGTGCAATCGCTGTTTGGCGGCTCGCAACGCGCCGTCATGGTCATTGATAAACAGGGTGTGATTGCGTATCGCAAATCGGTGTTGCCAGTGTTTCGCCCGACCGATGATGATGTCTTGAACGCGATTCGCAACGCGCAGAATTAA
- a CDS encoding ATPase, T2SS/T4P/T4SS family: protein MLHTHTIDERVEFALISEGILTKEQLSRAKNISEHLGGEKTLKEVLIDMNWVNPQKLDDFVRRQKMKQRVGEILVARNLVTEEEVQKALEAQRKATPRAKRIGEILVEMGVIEERHVIEALCEKFSLKMLEPDITEIDLELVRKVSLKYLRRQIALPVKIENSQLLLLVADPTNTAFIEEIARLFMCRVKLAMATSAAITQTFDIVDAMLQGKDSGYADYQKVKYHSLETPAPQTTTQAEDRVVQMVDQLIRTAIDEGASDVHLEPMANKLRMRYRLDGVLVHKLDFPRDYTPRIISRIKLLAEADIAERRKHQDGRIFIKTDKTEIDIRASFYATVFGENVVLRILNKASLISIKDLGFAPNTLKKFTEDVLDIPSGITLITGPTGSGKTTTLYSSVDYCNDPTVKIITCEDPVEYVIDGISQCSINEKIGLTFHETLRSIVRQDPDIIVIGEIRDRFSADVAVQSALTGHKVFATFHTEDSVGALVRLINMEIETSLIASTISSILAQRLVRKVCPNCQVEYQPEERLLKRFGLTKTDLLNFKLVHGKGCSTCNFTGYKGRVGIYELLVPNAEVRDAILQKQTAQQIRQISLDSCDLVTMQEDGMIKALKGLTTLEEVLENAPRVFHHRSYKTVFEIMGY, encoded by the coding sequence ATGCTTCATACCCATACCATTGATGAGCGCGTTGAATTCGCTTTAATCAGTGAAGGCATTTTAACTAAAGAACAATTATCCAGAGCCAAAAATATTTCCGAGCACCTCGGAGGAGAAAAAACTCTCAAAGAAGTTTTAATCGATATGAACTGGGTCAACCCCCAGAAGCTTGATGATTTTGTGCGTCGCCAGAAAATGAAACAACGGGTCGGTGAAATTCTCGTTGCCCGAAATTTAGTTACCGAAGAAGAGGTTCAAAAAGCCCTGGAGGCGCAGCGAAAAGCCACGCCGCGCGCCAAACGCATCGGTGAAATCCTCGTTGAAATGGGGGTCATCGAAGAGCGCCACGTCATTGAAGCGCTTTGCGAAAAATTCTCGCTCAAGATGCTCGAACCCGACATCACCGAAATCGATCTGGAGTTGGTTCGCAAAGTTTCCCTCAAATACCTGCGTCGGCAAATCGCGCTGCCGGTAAAAATCGAAAATAGTCAGTTACTCCTTTTGGTCGCTGACCCCACCAACACCGCTTTCATCGAAGAAATCGCCCGCTTGTTTATGTGCCGCGTCAAACTGGCAATGGCAACCAGCGCCGCCATTACCCAGACCTTTGACATCGTTGACGCGATGCTTCAAGGCAAAGATTCCGGGTATGCCGATTATCAAAAGGTAAAATATCATTCGCTTGAAACTCCTGCGCCACAGACGACGACTCAAGCGGAAGACCGCGTCGTCCAGATGGTTGACCAGTTGATTCGCACAGCGATTGATGAGGGCGCATCCGATGTCCATCTTGAACCGATGGCGAATAAACTGCGAATGCGTTACCGATTGGATGGCGTCCTGGTTCATAAGTTGGATTTCCCGCGCGATTACACGCCGCGAATTATTTCCCGAATCAAATTGCTTGCCGAAGCCGATATCGCAGAGCGTCGCAAACATCAGGACGGCAGGATTTTTATTAAAACCGATAAGACCGAAATCGATATTCGCGCCTCATTTTATGCAACCGTATTTGGCGAAAATGTGGTGCTGAGGATTTTGAATAAAGCCTCGCTCATCAGCATAAAAGACTTGGGGTTTGCGCCGAATACGCTCAAGAAATTTACCGAAGATGTGCTGGATATTCCTTCGGGCATCACCTTGATAACCGGGCCGACGGGTTCGGGCAAAACCACGACGCTTTATAGCTCTGTCGATTATTGCAATGACCCGACCGTTAAAATCATCACCTGTGAAGACCCTGTCGAATATGTCATCGACGGCATTTCGCAATGTTCAATCAACGAAAAAATCGGTCTAACTTTTCATGAAACGCTGCGCTCAATTGTCCGCCAAGACCCTGACATTATCGTCATTGGTGAAATCCGCGATAGATTTTCTGCCGATGTTGCCGTCCAATCGGCGCTCACCGGGCATAAAGTTTTCGCGACTTTTCATACCGAAGATTCCGTCGGCGCGCTGGTTCGCTTAATCAATATGGAGATTGAAACTTCGTTGATTGCTTCGACCATCAGTTCGATTCTCGCGCAACGCTTAGTGCGCAAAGTATGCCCGAACTGTCAGGTTGAATATCAACCCGAAGAACGATTGCTCAAGCGATTCGGTCTGACCAAAACCGATTTATTGAATTTCAAACTGGTTCATGGAAAAGGCTGTTCGACCTGCAATTTTACCGGTTACAAAGGGCGGGTGGGTATTTATGAACTGCTGGTTCCAAATGCCGAAGTTCGCGATGCGATTTTACAGAAACAGACGGCGCAACAAATCCGCCAAATCAGTCTGGATTCCTGCGACCTCGTCACCATGCAGGAAGACGGAATGATTAAAGCATTAAAAGGATTAACCACGCTCGAAGAGGTGCTGGAAAATGCGCCGCGGGTGTTTCATCATCGCAGCTACAAAACCGTGTTCGAGATTATGGGTTATTAG
- a CDS encoding P1 family peptidase: protein MVSGQTMMKNDRSRARDLGLRIGVLPTGTLNAITDVAGVRVGHTTLIRGDNLRTGVTAILPHGGNLFREKVPGAVFIGNAFGKLAGSTQVNELGEIETPILLTSTLNVPRVADAVIDYMLALDGNTDVQSINPLVGETNDGGLNDIRSRPVTKEDVLNAINNAKAGEVEEGAVGAGTGTIAFGFKGGIGTSSRKLSASLGGFTVGVLVQSNFGGILTINGAPVGRELGKYYLKDEIEKRESEKKTTQNQPSSTQSQIASNQPDKNSNAQNQSTVQSEQSFEQNPDGSIIIVIATDAPLDERNLRRLAARSMMGLARAGSSASNGSGDYAIAFSTATEVRIRPGANALRELKVLSNNAMSPLFEAVIEATEEAIYNSLFRAVTMEGRGRKIEALPIDKTVEILRKYNALSDAKKR from the coding sequence ATGGTTTCCGGGCAAACGATGATGAAAAACGACCGTTCGCGAGCCAGAGATTTGGGACTAAGAATCGGCGTTTTGCCGACAGGAACTTTGAATGCCATTACCGATGTCGCGGGGGTGCGCGTCGGGCACACCACTTTGATTCGCGGCGATAACCTTCGCACAGGAGTGACGGCGATTTTACCGCATGGCGGAAATCTCTTTCGCGAAAAGGTTCCCGGCGCAGTCTTCATCGGCAATGCCTTCGGCAAACTTGCGGGTTCAACTCAAGTCAATGAACTCGGTGAAATCGAAACGCCCATCCTGCTCACTTCAACTTTGAATGTTCCGCGCGTCGCCGATGCGGTGATTGATTATATGCTGGCGCTTGATGGCAACACCGATGTGCAATCGATTAATCCTTTGGTAGGCGAAACCAATGATGGCGGTTTGAATGACATTCGCTCACGCCCGGTGACCAAAGAAGATGTTTTGAATGCGATTAATAATGCCAAAGCCGGCGAGGTCGAAGAAGGCGCAGTCGGCGCGGGAACCGGAACCATCGCATTCGGGTTTAAAGGCGGCATCGGTACGTCATCGAGAAAGTTGTCCGCGAGTTTAGGCGGGTTTACGGTTGGCGTTCTGGTGCAATCCAATTTCGGCGGCATCCTCACCATCAACGGCGCGCCGGTCGGACGTGAACTTGGAAAGTATTATTTGAAGGATGAGATTGAAAAGCGCGAAAGCGAAAAGAAAACCACGCAAAATCAACCTTCTTCAACTCAATCTCAAATCGCTTCAAATCAACCGGACAAAAACTCGAATGCCCAAAATCAGTCAACCGTTCAATCGGAACAATCCTTTGAGCAAAACCCGGATGGTTCAATCATCATCGTCATTGCCACAGATGCGCCGCTTGATGAAAGAAATTTGCGCAGACTTGCCGCCCGTTCGATGATGGGGCTGGCGCGCGCGGGGTCGTCAGCTTCAAACGGCAGCGGTGATTATGCGATTGCTTTTTCTACTGCAACGGAGGTTCGCATACGACCGGGAGCCAATGCGCTTCGTGAATTAAAAGTTCTATCGAATAATGCGATGTCGCCGTTGTTTGAAGCGGTCATCGAAGCCACCGAAGAAGCGATTTATAATTCGCTGTTTCGCGCGGTGACGATGGAAGGACGCGGGCGTAAAATCGAAGCCTTACCGATTGATAAAACCGTAGAGATTCTGCGAAAGTACAACGCTCTGAGCGATGCGAAAAAGCGTTAA